A region from the Brachyspira pilosicoli genome encodes:
- the ald gene encoding alanine dehydrogenase: MLIGCPKEIKNQEYRVGLTPSNVADYISNGHKVIMENGAGIGSGFTDDEYKKAGAEIADKKRVFEADMIIKVKEPIESEYEYFRENQILYTYLHLAADKPLTDMLLKKKIKSIAYETMKDNLNQLPCLAPMSGIAGRLSIQEAAKYLEKKFGGEGILMGGVPGVQKANVVILGAGVVGLNAAQIAMGMGANVSITDVNLTRLAYIDQLFNMRINTYFSAPSTLENLFKTADVVIGSVLIPGAKAPKLLRKEHLKIMKKGAVIVDVAIDQGGCFETSKPTTHDDPIFIVDDVVHYCVTNMPGAVPRTSTIALTNATTYYGVMLANQGLEEICKNNNTLLTGLNTYDGKCTFKGVADAFALEYVEPLKALK, encoded by the coding sequence ATGCTTATAGGCTGTCCTAAAGAAATAAAAAATCAAGAATATAGAGTTGGTCTAACCCCATCAAATGTTGCAGACTATATTAGTAATGGGCATAAGGTAATTATGGAAAATGGTGCAGGAATTGGTTCAGGATTTACAGACGATGAATATAAAAAAGCTGGAGCTGAGATTGCTGATAAAAAGAGAGTATTTGAAGCAGATATGATAATAAAAGTAAAAGAACCTATAGAAAGTGAATATGAATATTTTAGAGAAAATCAAATACTTTATACATACTTACATTTAGCAGCAGATAAACCTTTAACCGATATGCTTTTAAAAAAGAAAATAAAATCTATTGCTTATGAAACCATGAAAGATAATTTAAATCAATTGCCTTGTTTAGCACCTATGAGCGGTATTGCTGGAAGACTATCTATACAAGAAGCTGCTAAGTATCTTGAAAAGAAATTTGGAGGAGAAGGAATTTTAATGGGAGGGGTTCCGGGGGTACAAAAGGCAAATGTTGTAATACTTGGAGCTGGAGTTGTTGGACTTAATGCAGCACAAATAGCTATGGGAATGGGGGCTAATGTATCTATTACTGATGTTAATCTTACAAGATTAGCTTATATAGACCAATTATTTAATATGAGAATAAACACATACTTTAGTGCTCCTTCTACTTTAGAAAATTTATTTAAAACTGCTGATGTTGTTATAGGAAGTGTATTGATACCTGGAGCAAAAGCACCTAAGCTTTTAAGAAAAGAACATTTAAAAATAATGAAGAAAGGTGCTGTTATAGTTGATGTAGCAATAGACCAAGGAGGTTGTTTTGAAACATCAAAACCTACCACACATGATGACCCTATATTTATAGTTGATGATGTTGTACATTATTGTGTTACCAATATGCCTGGAGCTGTGCCAAGAACTTCTACAATAGCATTAACAAATGCAACAACATATTATGGCGTAATGTTAGCAAATCAAGGTTTAGAGGAAATTTGCAAAAATAATAACACTCTTCTTACAGGATTAAACACTTATGATGGAAAATGTACTTTTAAGGGGGTGGCCGATGCATTTGCTTTGGAATATGTTGAGCCTCTAAAAGCATTAAAATAA